Genomic DNA from Setaria italica strain Yugu1 chromosome V, Setaria_italica_v2.0, whole genome shotgun sequence:
TAGTGTGCAGGCATTAAGATCAATCTCAAGGATCCTTTCATTctcttgcttctccttctcttgCCTGTCCATGTCATGCTTCTCACGTATGATCCGAATCTTCTCTTGCTCAATGTCTAACAGTGATTGATTGTGGCTTCGCATTTCCTCTAGCCGCTTCTCATCTATGCAGGCAAGCTGCTGGAAATGATCAGTTTTATGCACAGATTCTTCTTGTAGGATAGAAATTTTTTGCAATGATAGATCTTGCATCCTCATAGCATACTccgaagatgatgttgaacCCGCAGAGAAATTTGCTTTCTTCTTGGCTATTTTAGCTGAATCCCTGCCCATAGGCCTCCTCCCAATTGATCCAGTAGAGGTAGAATTGTCATCTCTAAGGTCATTAGTGTCAGGCTCATGACTACTTTCCTCTCCAAAACCATCACCTCCAATGGACTTTGCAAATGCTCTGGGCTTTGGATCCTACCATTTGGGCTCATCCTTCATAATCTCCCAACAATGCATGTAAGCAAAGTTGTGTTTGAGGATACCAGCAAAATTAGCTACTGCATCAGTGGTCTGCAACAGTAAATAATTGTTGTTAAATTTACAacaaaatgcatagaaaataaAATGGGTCAACAAACCGCAAACCTTATCGGTTTCCGACATCCCACTAGGATTCTCTCGAATGGCATCATCATAGAAGGATGAAAACCTTCCCCACTTTAGTCTTGATTATGTCCCAACGGATCTGTAAAGACCTCAAACTCCTTTCTGGGAAGGATCCCCTCCTCAAATTGTACCGCCGCACAATCCTATCCCACATGCAATCTTTTTTTTCGCAGTACTTGTAATTGGATCACAGCTTATTTCAAGCTATGACTTCACAATGTTTACACCTTCGTCTGGGTTGAAGTTGCCTAAGTTGGTCCTATTGACCACCTTTTTCCTCCTTCCTTTTCCTGTAGGAGCTGGTGCTGGAGGAACGGGCACTTCCTCCACATCTGCCTCATCGTTTTGCACAGATGCATCTGCCATTTCAGCTAGATGAGATACTTGTGGACCATTGGTACTTGGATGCATCATTGGGACATTGGGTGGAAGCTGCTGGAATCCTTGGGAGAACCAGGATTGAGGACCTTGGTAGCAATAGATGTATGGGTTCCAGACAGTCTGGTAGGGAGAACTGTTGCCACCAGGAAAAGTTCCCCGTGATCCATCAGGAACATTGGACTGGTTAGGATCTATCCTGAaattacaagaaaaaaaagttatCAATAGTAACACATGACATGATTTAAGCATGATATGTGAGTATGCAAAGTTCTCATGAGCCACCAAGTTTAGATTAAATGTAGGGCATAATTTAGTTTTTTCAAGTAACTGGTCAAAACCCACCAAGTTTGTTCATGGAAAACAGAGTCCCAGTATAAAATTATTTAGCATAAGAAATGACCTGATAAGCAGAAAAATTCAGACAAATAGTGTTTAACTTTATTAACtctatacatattttttttcatttccacTATCTGATATTGCAATTATCTTGTCAGGAACACAAGACAAAAAAAACTCTCAAAGAAGGCACTAGTAATGCCATTATCCATATGCCACTTATGCTGAAtaacaaagcaaaagaaaaggcattTCAGAGAAGGCACTAGTAATAAAGCACAAGGTCCATATTAGAATGGCATGTCTGGTGTTCAGGCTGAACGTCGAGGTTCAGTACCTATTAGATTAAGGCAATCTTTATTTGCAAATACCCATGTGCCTCTGTAAATTGCCTCAGCATGTTCTTTTCTCCGAGATGCAACATGGAAGCAAGCTAATTGTTAATTAGCAGCAAGTGCCAACAAGCAGCAAGTGGGATCGTGCGAGCTGCAATATCCTCAAGCATCAAAACCCAGTCTAGCTAACCCTAAAAGATTTGACACCGAACAACCTTTGGACAACCGTAGGGCGTAGCAAGGGTGGACATACTTGAGTTGGGCAGGACGCCGGCTGGAGCGCGCGGTCGTGCTCTCCTCGGATGTGCCCGCCTGAACCGGTGAACCTTGCCACCACCGCTTGCGCAGACAGCTACCCTCTCGCCGAACCTTTCCGTGTGTGTTTCCACCTGCCACGCTACTCTGGCCACCAGATCGGGCCTCCTCCTTCGCACCCCTACCTCCGAGACCCTTGGATCTAAGGGGAGAACCCGCCTTCTCTAGGATGGCGCCCTTCTCTTGCACCGAACAGATCGGTCGGAGCCGCCGCACTTGGCCTCTTCACTGCGACGCCGGAGGCACACTCTCGTCGGCACCCTCCTTTGGCAAGCGACGTCGCAACCTCTCTTCAGTTTCGAGCACGGGCGCGAGGGCCGGGTGGTTAGGGCTAGCAGTGGCGGGAAGCCAATGGCGTATCCCTGGGAGCCTGCTGGAAATAGAGGGACGGGGCTGATCCGTTTGTTTACCATGACGCTCCCACTACTGGTAAATTTACATTATATCTGTACTACTAGGAACAGGTACTGGTACCAGTACGGACAACCCCATGGCCTCATGTAGGAGTACTACGATTGGCCATTTTCGTACACTCCACGCAATGAATGCGTGCAGTGTACATCATCTACACTGTGCTCTTTTTTACAAACTCCAGCATCAATGAAAGCACAAATTAAAGCTCGTTGATATCGACCTTGCAAACGAAATGAGCAGGGCATGCGGCATGTGCGTGAAAACGTACGTGAAGAGCGTACATGTGGTTGATCCTCATGTTGACTATGTAGGAGCTCAGTGATGGCTGCGGGTGCACCATATCTTGGTGCTTCCTCGTGTGTTGGTCGATCAGCTTTATTACATGCTCTGCGGGCGCTGGGCAGCCAATGCAAGAGCTGAGGAGGCAAAGGTAGCATCTATCAACCACACGGCATGCTTGCACGGTTGCAGTGTGCGTCAGCCTCCAAAGATGATTGCCAGGTGGCAGCCACCTCAATCACACAAGAGAGGTTTCGTCATCTTGTTCCATGACGCCATCCATCATCGTCCGAGTTCATGTCTGGATCCACTGGGCCTCTTATATGGGCTGCTAGAAGAGCCCCTCTTGTGTGTGATGATTGAGAGAGACATCCTGGCGTTTGGGCTAATTGGGCCGTCGGACTGAGTCAAAGTCATCATCCTTAGCAAAAGTGCGGTACTGTACTTTGGGCCTGTTAGCGCAGTTCCATTCCatttactctctctctctctctctctctctctgactgAAGCAAACTTGCCTCACCAGTCCCCTCCGTCGTGCTGACATATCTCATAGCTAAAGAACTGAGAGTACTTCGTTAATGTATCTACGGTCAAGGCAAAGAGTTAATAAAACAATTATTGTGTCCATTTTCAAAGTTGCTAACTAGTCGTATCTCTTTCTGACGCCAACCCCATAGATCAACTGTTACACACATCATCTGAATTTTCGTACTTGAATTCTGTGGTAGATACGCCAGGTGCCAGGTCCCTTTagttggaaaaagaaaaaacctaACACCGATAAGAGATCGAGGTATAATGCGTCGAAAGGGATGCAGAGCACCACGCTTTATTTGCACGCCCAATGGCTGGTGTTCCTCGACCGGCAGCCACGACATGGCTTCCGTAAGCACCAAACAGCCAGGCACTCCAATTTTGTGCAACATAAACGGCCCATTGCATTTGGTTAACAACACTCCCATTTTGTACAACGTGACCCACCATGCTCATctgtttcttgttttttttggcaAGATATATCTACGGGTAGGGGCGGATTTGGACCCCAGGCTGCAGTCCGGGGCGAAGCCTAAGAAGAGTGGGAACAAGTTTTATAAAAATGGCATAAAAAGGTCAAGCAGCCTATTAGCCCACCCCGACGCGAAGTGAGCCCAGCAAGTCGGAACTCCAGCCCTGGCCGGCTGAGCGCGCCTCCCGACCGCACTCGTGACACGCCGCACGCCTCCCATCCGCACTCGTCACGCGGCACCGCCTCTTGCCCCTCCCCCTTCGTCATCGTCGCCGTTGGTCGCCGGCCCCGCGCCCCCACcggccgtgcgccgccacccgccaagTCACCGCCTCGCCGGTCGTGCCCTCACCCcccgcggccccgccggccgcgcgcccacgcccccgccggccgccggctgaGCGGCAGCGCGCCAGCTTGCCAGGCGCCGgcaagcagcagcaagcagcagTAGGCAGGTGAGATACTATGGAGAGATATTCATTACTTTGCAATATTCATTACTTCATTGAGTATTTGAGTCTTactttgcaattgcaacatttcATACCTTAGAATAGAGAGATACTATGCTAAACAAGATGCGTCAAAAAGTAGTGTCGAAACTATAGAAAGCTAGGTTGAGCAAAAAAGATCACAAATTGAACTTGATATGAGAGATATGGTTGTTGATCCGGGAGATAGGAAGCCAATTGATGATTTTCATCATGCCATTAGGGATGAAGCTAGAAGAGCATATCTACAAATAGGTCCATATAGGCCAACTGGTCATAAGtttccaaaaatgaaaaaagatgGTACAGGCCAATCAAGAGGATTTGTTGgatcatggtttgatcaatttgattggttAGAGTACAGTGTAGCCAAGGATGCATTTTATTGCTTTTATTGCTATCTCTTTAAGCCACAACAAACTGGATTTCATAGTAATGATACATTCACCAAAgttgggtttagaaattggaagaaTGCAAATGATTCTTTCAGGGAGCATGCTCAATCAATTGATGGCTTTCATAGTAATGCAAGAAAGCGTGCACTTGATAAAATCAGAGGCAAAGTGTTCAACATGTGTGAACTGTTACAAGTGTAATAGAAGATCATTTAACTATCATGTTAGGCATTACTAGATTTCTCCATTTGCAATAGCCTTTCGTGGACATGATGAGTCTAAAAGATCAAGAAATAAAGGGAACTTTATGGAGATGCTTTAATGGTACAAAAAGAAGGATCCTAAGGCTATACTTGTGACCGGTGAAAATGCTCCAGGGAATAATCAAATGAGTAGTCCAATgtttcagaaaaatttggctaGGGCTTGTGCAGAGGAGACAAGTGAGTTAATTAAAAGTGAAATAGGAGATCATTGGTTTGCGGTGCTTGTTGATGAGGCTCGTGGTGCATCTATTAAGGAACAAATGGCTATGGTTGTGAGGTATATATCCCCTCTCTATcgttgtttttgttttgttgctttcaagtaacactattttctcttttctcttgtagGTTTGTCAATGATAAAGGAAGTGTGATTGAGAGGTTTCTTGGTATTGAACATATTTCTGACACCACATCACATTCACCAAAAGAAGCATTGGATACTATGCTTAGAAGATATGGTCTATCTATTTCCAAGATTAGAGGGCAAGGATATGATGGAGCTTGAAATATGAGAGGACAGTTTCATGGGTTACAAAGACTGGTATTGAATGAAAATCCTATACCTTTTACATCCACTGTGTTGCTCATCAATTGCAGCTTGTGGTAGTTTCTATAGCTAAGTGTTATGGTtcaacttttgatttcttcaattatgTCACTTCAATTATCAATGTTTTTATTGATTCTTACAAGAGGAAAGATCAACTCCTTCAAAGTCACCATGATAAGCTTGTCGAGCAGTTAGATAGTGGTGCTATTTTTTCTGGGAGAGGAAAAAACCAAGAAACTAGTCTTGCTAGGCCTGGTGATACACGGTGGTGTACACATCACAAAACATTGACACGTCTTATGATCATGTGGTCCTCTGTACTGGAGGTGTTAGAGAATATTAGTGAAGATGGAACTGATGGGGAAAACAAAACTACAATCTCTGGATTGATTCAAAGAATGGAGTCATTTGAATTTGTGTTTATATTACATCTTATGATCAGAGTATTAGGGATGAATCAAGACCTGTCATaatgtttgcaaaaaaaaatcaaaatattgtTCGTGTATTAGGATTAATTGGCTCTGTGATgagaaatatgaatgaaatgaagAAAAATAGTTGGGATGCTCTTTTAAAAGAGGTAAAGGACTTTTGCCTCCTCAACAACATAGACATTCCTAATATGGAAGATATGATACCCGTTAAAGGTCGTTTGAGATGTCGTGGTGCTAAATTAGTGAGTTACtaccatcattttcatcatggaattttcaatgttgtgattgatcaagtttattgtgAGTTAAATAATCGATTTCAAGAAAGTTCAACTCAACTCTTGAGATGTGTTGCTTGTCTTGATCCGAGGGATTCTTTTGGCCAACTTTGAGGTAGAGAAGTTAGTTGAGCTTGCTAAGATTTATAAAGATGACTTCTCTGATTATGACTGCATAAAGCTTGCGGGTGACCTTTCTATATTCATTGATGAAGTCACAAATGATAATAATTTTGGCACTTGTACTTATCTTGGTAACCTTGCTGAGAAGATGGTTCAGACTGATAGACATACAACTTTTCCTTTGGTGTATCATCTCattgaacttgcattgattttgccgGTGGCAATAGCAACAGTTGAAAGAGCCTTCTCTGCCATGAATATTATGAAGACCGaacaaagaaataaaatgaatgatgaTTGGATGAATAGTAGCATGATATGCTATATTGAGCAGGATTTGTTTGCATCGATTGAAGATGAAACAATTCTAAAGCGCTTTTAAGGTTTAAGAAACCGTAAGATGAATTTGCCAATCGAGAGCTCAAGGTGCGTGTCGTTTACTTATATTAGTCTATTTCAATACATAATGTTATCTTGCTTTATAAAGAGCTGagatttttaaaatttttatgtAGAATTGAGGATGTTGGTACAAGTGGTGTTAAATCATGAAgacatgtatattttttttatcatggaagacTCTTAATTTGGTACTTTTCTATCTTCAATGTTCTACGTATTGTTTGAGTATATTGGTTGAACCCTTGAAATCTAGGGAATTATATACTTATTTGTgttctttgaaaaatatgttatatcTAATATTGTATGGCTAGGGACGGAACCCGTTTCTGAATCCGCCACTATCTATGTGGTAGGTCGTATGTACGTACACATATATCCTCTAACTCTTCTTATCCATGCATACAACCCCTTGAAGATCAAGAATTATATGTGAACTATTACGAAACTCAATATGGAACGAACCATGGGCCACCATCAACAAGAGGGAAGACATGTTAGAATTAGTGCAATGATGATATAGAACAATTAGTACATCCCACCCAATGATTTCACCTTGTAGCGTACATATAAAGGAAATTAGCTATGATGAAGCGTACATCACACATCATATCTCCAAAATTAATTAACTAGTTGCAATAGCAGCCGGCACTAACAAAAGCTGAAAAAGTAGATAGCAGGCGTCCATCGTAAAAAAGTAGCGTCTAGTGATGCATGTTATCAATAGCCTTCAACTCTATAAAATTATAAAAACATACCTATGTTATATTTCAATTGTCAAAAAATAAGTTGTTTTGTATCTAAACCTTTTAACCATGTTTTGGACAAGAAAACAGCTTCAAATTAAAAATCTATAAATTACAGAGCTGTAGATCACATAATGGTACATGTGGATATCAACTTCATCCGACATCATGTAAAGGAGTTATAATTAAAAAAACATCTGAGGATGGACTAAATTCCGTTTTCTCAAAGGACGGAAATTAGATGTTTTTGGACCACCATTTGACTGAAATTGCTATTTTAGTCCCTTCATTGCGCAAAGATAATTTCACACTTTCAAAAGCACCAGAGTGTATAATGTGTCGAAAGGGACGCGGAGCACCATGGCTGGCGTGCCCAATGGCTGGTGTTCCTCGATTGGCAGCCTAGCCACACACGGACGGAAGCTTCCGTAGTTCCATGCTAACAGCAACCGCGAAAAGGAGGTGTAAACGGCCACGCCGTGGCTTCCGTAAGCACCAGGTTGCCATGTACCAGTGCTCATCTAGTCAAACACGAGGACGTCTGATTCCACATCGATTTGTGCTCTACTCCTGTTCTGTTCGCTACATATACACCTCCGACGAAGCTCGACGCTGCAAGGTTCCAACTCCCaggtaggaggaggaggtcacCACCCAACCCGACTCCGACACGTCACTCATGGAAGCCTCGACGgcagaggcggcgccggcgaagacCGTGCTGAGGGTGGCGGCGATCTCCGGCTCGCTCCGCAGGGCGTCGGCCAACACCGGCCTCATCCGCGCCGGTAAGTTCCGCTTCATCAATCACTCCTGGCTACTTGTTTTCTTATCTGAATTACTTTTACCCTCCGTGGACTTGCGTGGCTGCTGACTGCTGAGCACCGTGTCCATGTGTGAAGCCGCGGAGATTTGCAAGGAGTCCATCCCGGGGATGCAGGTCGACCACGTCGACATCTCCGAGCTGCCGCTGCTCAACACCGACCTCGAGGTCGACGGCGGCTTCCCGCCGGCCGTCGAGGCGTTCCGCGCCAACATCCGCGCCGCCGACTGCTTcctcttcgcctcgcccgagtacAACTACTCCATTTCAGGTACCCGATTCTCCTCCGGTCACTCTACTGTCGGCCTGTCGCGTGCAGCTCTGAACTCTGCATCTCTAACGGCATGTTCCCTTGCAGGCCCTCTGAAGAACGCGCTGGACTGGGGGTCGCGGCCGCCGAACTGCTGGGGAGACCGAGCGGCGGCGATCCTGAGCGCGTCGGGCGGGTCCGGCGGCAGTCGGTCGCAGTACCACATCCGGCAGGTCGGGGTGTTTCTCGACATCCATTTCATCAACAAGCCAGAGATCTTCACCAGAGCACACATGCCCCCGAAGAAgttcgacgacgacggcaaccTGATCGATCCGGAGACCAAGGAGCACCTTAGGAAGATGCTCCTGTCGCTGCAAGCTTTAGCGCTGAGGCTCCAGGGGAAGCCTGCAAGCTCTGAACAGGGGAATGGGGAATCGATGCTTCCATTTATGTCTTGAGATGAATAGCACTCAAAATGTCAAAGTGATCTGTGCTAGTGCACGCTCGAATTGATGTCTTGAATAACTTTGTGGCACCGAACATTCCGGTGGCAATAATGCAGAACAACATTTATCATCTTGCCGTTACTAATTCTGTGCTCACTGGAATGCATCAGTAGTTAAATTTCGTAGGGAAAAAAAGGAGCCACCAGTGATTGCAAGTTAGAGCTGCATTTCTTCTTTGTACTGTTCCTTGCCGGCTCTGCACACTGTAGTTCTCGGAAGATACAATATAACCAGTCCGAATTTGCTTGCATTTCCATGCTCAAGCTCAACCCTACAATGCTAATTGCAACGATTCACTCAAGCAAATAATTCCATAGGTCGCAGAATCCATGATGAACCGGAACAGTGAACAGACAACAACCATGCCAACCTGCCCCGCCGACGGTGGAGCGGGGGCGATGAACTCCCACAAACGCGTATCTGATCGCTCCGTCGCCGGCCGTCTTCGCGACGCCGGCGAAGCGAGCAATCCTCCCCTGCTTCTCCTGAGGCGGCGGACCACCACGGCTTGAGGCGAACGAGCTGGAAGAGGAAGACGGACTCCCTTGATCCGATGAATCCGGGTCGCAGGAGTCCGATCGGACGGATGGTGGGTACCCAGGAGGTGGACGGTAATCGCAATACCGTCCACCCGGACGGTAATCGAAATACCGTCCACCGCTTGCGTCGCCAGGAACGCCACCTCCGATTCAGGCCGTGCCTTGCCGGAGCTCCGCCGCACTCAGGCCGTTCCTGCTTCCCCTCTCCTTCTTGCTTGTGGCCTCTCCACCGCCCCAGATTGCATGGACCATGGGTGGCCAGAGCTCCGGGTGGTGGTCGGTATCTGAATTTCTGAAACGACACGACTGGTCGACCACCGCTTGGGCGCACAAGAGAGGACCATCTGCGCGCAGAagctcgccggagcgccgccggagTCGCTTCCCTCTCATTCGTCGTGGTGGCCTCGCCTCCGCTCGTCTTGCATCGACCAAGGTCCACGGCTCCACGCACGCGTTCTCAGCACTCTGGGTTACACAGGTCTTCTGCAACTGCAAGTCTATGTTCACCAATGTGGGAATACATATTCGAACAGCGAGAACATCAGTATCAGATTGTTCTGCAGGTTCTTCCCCCTGGAATGGTGCATCGACTTCACCTCTGACTTGCGCATGATCGAGTCCTCTTCTGGCATAGATCACACCAGAATTTTGGGGTTACGCTAAATCATTGAACTGATGAACGACGGATTTCATCTTGATTTAAGGGAATGATCAGCTCTACTTAACTTAATGTCAGTGCCCACAAGGCACGGAACGCATAGAAAAAAGACGGAAGCCTGAACCTGAAGGCAGAAGGCTCGGTTCGTTTCTGAAATGAATCTGAGCGTTCTGCACGGAGACGAGAAAGACGCTAATCATACGCGCGAACCGGGGAAGGTACAACACGACCAACAATCTCAACATTGCCAAGACCAGCTGGTCCATTGCCGCCGATGCAGTggtcggccgccggcggcccctCCGCCGCGTGCTTGCTTCATGGCCTCTCGTGAAGCCGAGCACAACCTGCAGTGGGCCTAAatctgatctttttttttgaaggggCCCTTAATCTGATCTCATGGGCCTCCACCTTCAAAGGCCTAGAGCAAAAGGGCCCCATGGCACGAACGGTGAGCAGATCCGGAAGTGAGAGTAGATGGTTGCACGCCCAGTAGCTAGCCAATAATACAAATCTTGGAAGCTTGTATGAAACTTACCAGTAATACATGCAGATCAATGAGCATAAACTACAAGCAGTAGGTACACATAGGAATGGCTCAAATAAAGCATAGAACCGTACGCGCAGAAGGCTGCCGCGCGCGTCGGTCTTGGGCTCTAAGGACCACCGGAAGCATCGTCGCGCGACTTGTTGCCGGCTCCTCCCTCCGCCGAAGACCGGCTGccagtggccggcggcggcttgtTACTGTTCCCTTCCTGCCCTTTGCCGGCATCTCGTCGGCCACCCCCACTGCCAGCACCGGGGTTCTGGTTCTGGCTCCCATCGAGCGAGGTGGCGCCCTTGGTTCCTGCCggcccgtcgtcgccgtcgacgttGAAGTCGAGAGGGAGCGCGCGAGACGGCTGACGCCGATGGCGAGACATGGCCGGCGCCTGACGCACGCGTCGGAAGAAAAACCCTGTACTTGGGAAGAAATAATTTGCCAACGTCGCAAGATGCTAGTATATAGTAATAATGTAGCTGGTACTATTGCAATATGCAACAAGCTAAGTTCGTTTGCTGGACCATGGTGTGGAGTGTTCGCGAGTGAAGAGCTTGGCCTCTTTATAGGCGAGATAAGAAGGCAGCGAGCTGGGAGGCATGAGGACATGAGGTGGCACTTGACCCGGAAACGTACCAGTTTTCACGGATAAAACTTACTCGCCAGATTCTTGCGGCTCCATGCTTACTGTTTACCGTGGGTCCTGTACAGTGCAATGGCACATGTTGTATGCTTTGTGCTGCAGATTGTTTGCGAGTTCTGGATCAGTGTGCGGCATGTGTTGTACCTGAACATCCCGCAGTGTGTATTGCTAGCTCCCAGACGGGTAGGAACCATTGGTCGTACGCTTGATCATGCTGGGACGAACAGGAGAGGTTGAATCATTCAGGCGGCATGCAGATATGCTGAGCAGTGGATCTGAGCGCAAACTGAATTGATGAGCTAAACAGCCATCTCCCTCTCATGGTGCCGTTCCTGTGCTTCCACTGAGAAGTAGCAAGACTACAATAGAGACGACATGCAGGGCCATGAGCAGAAATAATTGGAACAGAATGATTCCGCCCGTGTAAAACGTTCGCCAAACCCTACTCCGATCCGTGGCATAGGTGCAGACAGAAGCAGATATATCCTATTTTGTACACTGAAATTTGAACAGAATATCTGCGAGCAAGAAGGCTCCAAGAGAGGCCATGCCGGCAATGATTATTCCAAGACCGTCGGCAAGGGAGCTACGAGCGCAGCCACGCGTAGATCTCCGCCGGATCCACCCGCATCGATCTGCTCGCGAGACGCCAAGATTTATAGCGGGGAACCAATCGATGGCGTCGCAACGGCGGcatcatcagcaacaaacaGAGGAAATGGAAACGTTTGGCACGCGAGAGCATGCACGCCTGCCCCTGCCTGCCTGATCGTGACGACTGACGAGCACATGGAGCTAGGAGCTAATAGCGTTCTCCTCTCCGTCTCCATCTCCGTCCATCGCTGCCTGCCGGGGATCAGCATTCGTCCGCCAGTTGGGGATGGGTTGGGCAGCTTGTAGCCTTGGCCCTTGGGGAGTAGCAGCGGCAATGGCATGGATGGGATGATGTATGGGTCGGCATGCAAGGTGCCAAGGTTGATGGATCATGGAAGCATGTGCATGCATAGCGCGATGGATCAATTATTGGGTGTGACATGTCGATCTCGCGCGCGGAGGCAGGCCTGGGGTGCCGGTAAGGGAGGGAAAACGCCAAAAGGCAACCCAGTGCGGTGCTCGTCTTCCTGCGGTCCTCTCCTTCCCTGGACCGAGCTAGCAAGCGTCAGCTGACTAGTCCGCCGAGCACCACCAGTCGAGATGGCCTGTACTTGTGGTTGTGGTCATCGTCCCTCGCCGTTGCTAGCTGCTCAAAGCTTGTGGCTGTGCCTCCTGCGTCTTGTGCTTGGTGTCCACAAGCACAAGCGTGTGACAAGTACTAGCCGAGCTGTCTGTCtggttccttgatcggtcgggGACGGGGAGGTCGCACTCTCATTTTTTGCCGTATGGGCTGAATTTCATGGGCCCGCGTGAGCCCAAAACGAACCGTGCATAAGCTGTCTGCGCTCCGGCCTTTGCGCCCGCTCCTGGTTTCGCGGTATCCGCACGCCGGCCCAGAGCACGACGACTTTGTCAAAGCTTACAAAGTCAACGTTTCACGAACCATCATCTAGCAGACTTGCGAGCCAAGCAGCTTGCGTCGCGCACAGCACGCGCGTGTGTCAGCGTGGGTGCATGTCCAACTCCAGCGCCCGGTCCATCCAGGGCCCCGTTCGCGTGATCACGTCGCGTCGCTTCAACGGGGGAAAAACATTTCCCCCTTCGTCGTCGACGTCAGCGTGTAGATCATCGGCATCACACGGTCCTCCGACCAACAACCCAAAAGCAGGCAAACAAAACCAACACGGAACTCGCGGCAGCCCACCAAAGGAATCCGAGCCGTTGGGCCAGGCCGTCCGTCCGGTCCGTGGGCAGGCGGGATAGGAGGGAGGGCAAACAAGGAAGTTGGGTGGGCGGCACGCGTGGAGCAGCCGAGCCGACGCGACCCAGACCGAGGCTCCCGAGAGGCGGCGAATAAGCGGGCGGCATCTCACGCGAAGATCCGATACGCCCCCCGGCCCCTCTTTTCTCCGAACGCGCTTGTTCGCCcgagcccctcccctcctcacaTTCGCTCCGCTCTCGTCCCCTTCTTCCTTCACCGACCCAACCTAACCAGAGGGCCGCGCCCGCACCCCTTTCCCCACcgacatggccgccgccgccgctgcagctgccGCCTTGTCCTCCTCCGAGGGAATCGTCGGCGTGCCAGCAGCCCTCCCCCTCGACAAGGTGGGTCCTCCACCCCTCGGCCCCGGATCTGTCGCGAATCCGCGCCGATCTGTTCGAGCGGTGCactgatttgatttgattttttttccctgtgctaggcggcggcggcttcggccTCTGGTAGCGGTGGCGACCGGGTGGTGGATTGCGGGGTGTGCGCGATTTGCCTCGATAAGATCGCGCTCCAGGAGACGGCCCTCGTCAAGGGATGCGACCACGCCTACTGGTCCGTTGCAAAATCCCCCAACCTTCCCCT
This window encodes:
- the LOC101753288 gene encoding probable NADPH:quinone oxidoreductase 2 → MEASTAEAAPAKTVLRVAAISGSLRRASANTGLIRAAAEICKESIPGMQVDHVDISELPLLNTDLEVDGGFPPAVEAFRANIRAADCFLFASPEYNYSISGPLKNALDWGSRPPNCWGDRAAAILSASGGSGGSRSQYHIRQVGVFLDIHFINKPEIFTRAHMPPKKFDDDGNLIDPETKEHLRKMLLSLQALALRLQGKPASSEQGNGESMLPFMS